A stretch of the Corylus avellana chromosome ca6, CavTom2PMs-1.0 genome encodes the following:
- the LOC132184691 gene encoding uncharacterized protein LOC132184691 produces MPCSKEEALVRLFCNVSSSFLLLFLFFYCSTLLLAKLFHFLGSNPTFFRKQNGYEYNLFSDDEEEEEAQEDQEERRFHVECLDQDHLVADIVHGSEALFFQPNSHPQRNQSLSQEFMSINEDPDEDYAPEILPVDDSLEGDDMFEDEEIPPRDSDDSAFSSVPNHGGPTMPKTTIDNDKNCHEDDHFRNEDKKAETNFFEDEKFFTIAPAKLEKKKLVAQENDDEIFGDSCTVGSTSKSSSEWRSSINCRDSGTDQDPFSSSSRRSCPKWESYTVFQKYDEEMMFLDRISAQKLHETESLRSIQVCPRSISERLVHKFATANKRPSDVRRQNPYRELEAAYVAQICLTWEALNWNYKNFQQKRASRRDPDPGCPANVAQEFQQFQVLLQRYIENEPYEQGRRPEVYARMRLLAPKLLLVPEYRDSEDDEKEFDFGSRISSPEFLMIMEEGIRTFMHFLKADREKPCQLISAFFRRGRRGSVDPTLLQLMKKVNKKKKMKLKDLRRVRKCLRKRKLNANEEMEILMGLIDLKVVSRVMRMSDIGEEQMHWCEEKMSKVKVLEGKLQRDSSTLFFPAH; encoded by the exons ATGCCATGTTCGAAAGAAGAAGCTCTTGTTAGGCTTTTCTGCAATGTCTCAAgctctttccttcttctcttcctcttcttctacTGCTCCACCCTTTTGCTTGCCAAGCTCTTCCATTTTCTTGGCAGCAATCCAACCTTTTTCAg AAAACAAAATGGATACGAGTATAACTTGTTCTCGgatgatgaggaagaagaagaagcacaGGAAGATCAAGAAGAAAGGCGTTTTCATGTTGAGTGCCTTGATCAAGATCATCTGGTGGCCGACATCGTTCATGGCAGTGAAGCTCTGTTTTTTCAACCAAACAGCCACCCTCAGAGGAATCAATCTCTTTCGCAAGAATTCATGAGCATAAATGAAGACCCAGATGAGGATTATGCCCCTGAAATTCTCCCTGTTGATGACTCACTCGAAGGTGATGACATGTTTGAAGATGAGGAAATCCCTCCAAGAGATTCTGATGACTCTGCTTTCAGCTCTGTTCCAAATCATGGCGGCCCCACCATGCCAAAAACAACTATAGACAACGACAAAAACTGTCACG AAGATGATCACTTTCGCAATGAAGACAAGAAGGCAGAGACAAATTTCTTCGAGGACGAGAAATTCTTTACTATTGCACCAGCCAAGTTGGAGAAAAAGAAGCTTGTAGCTCAAGAAAATGACGATGAGATCTTTGGTGACTCCTGCACCGTTGGCTCCACATCCAAGAGCTCATCCGAGTGGAGAAGCTCCATTAATTGCAGGGATTCCGGGACTGATCAGgatccattttcttcttcttcccgcAGGAGTTGCCCCAAGTGGGAATCCTACACAGTCTTTCAGAAATACGATGAAGAAATGATGTTCCTTGACAGAATCAGTGCACAAAAGCTACATGAAACAG AGTCACTTAGGTCGATTCAAGTGTGTCCAAGATCAATATCGGAGAGGCTTGTTCATAAGTTTGCGACGGCAAACAAACGGCCGTCAGATGTCCGGCGACAGAACCCATATCGTGAACTGGAGGCAGCCTATGTGGCTCAGATTTGCTTAACATGGGAAGCTCTCAATTGGAACTACAAGAATTTTCAACAGAAGAGAGCTTCACGCCGTGATCCTGACCCCGGCTGTCCTGCCAATGTCGCCCAAGAGTTTCAGCAATTCCAGGTTCTTTTGCAGCGATATATAGAGAATGAACCTTATGAGCAAGGCCGAAGACCTGAGGTTTATGCCAGGATGAGGCTTTTGGCACCAAAATTGCTTCTGGTGCCGGAATACCGAG ATTCGGAAGATGATGAGAAGGAGTTTGATTTTGGATCAAGAATTTCATCGCCAGAATTTCTGATGATAATGGAAGAAGGAATCCGAACTTTCATGCATTTTCTCAAGGCTGACAGGGAAAAACCATGCCAGCTGATATCAGCATTTTTCAGGAGAGGCAGAAGAGGTTCAGTTGATCCAACTCTTCTCCAGCTGATGAAGaaagttaataaaaaa AAGAAGATGAAGCTCAAAGATCTTCGGCGTGTTCGAAAATGCTTgcgaaaaagaaaattgaatgcAAATGAAGAGATGGAGATATTGATGGGTCTAATAGACCTGAAAGTGGTGTCTAGGGTTATGAGAATGAGTGACATAGGTGAAGAACAAATGCACTGGTGTGAAGAGAAGATGAGCAAAGTGAAAGTTTTGGAAGGTAAATTACAAAGAGATTCCTCAACACTTTTCTTCCCAGCACACTGA